A genomic stretch from Telopea speciosissima isolate NSW1024214 ecotype Mountain lineage chromosome 7, Tspe_v1, whole genome shotgun sequence includes:
- the LOC122667810 gene encoding uncharacterized protein LOC122667810, translated as MASSMDCNKEEAIRAKEIAEKKMHNKDFVGARKIALKAQQLYPELDNISQMLTVCDVHCSAEKKFLHSEMDWYGILQVTQTADEASIKKQYRKLALLLHPDKNKFAGAEAAFKLIGEAQRVLTDQQKRTVYDMKCKHSVRSAAPRQPQQPVNRNIFVTKQPGTQNNFTNTTSQQFTGLNMHQQQQNQNQPCFPNGEQTFWTLCPFCGIRYQYYRNVLNRALRCQSCIKPFVAYDMDAQGPAGGANMGQSASAQLKEVPGQGAKVGSQGTTGTPGVGFQRTFGTGTQEQQHFPKTGSTSDVGEEGKPRPKNQEKPEELKPSGNMDKKRRRKLDEESSESFDTGSSTDMEDDGAHPAGQNPGFTGGRYPRRSSRQKNNVTYKEDISDDDDFSSPPKRSRASGSFHATEEKNKDAAASGGLPKIHRPSTSDAAFHNDVEIENPLDENLPNERNETETCKENGKEADVMGDNEGSSKLDGDSKSIESPKTMADPEYYDYPDPDFSNFDQLRELEKFDVDQIWALYDTLDAMPRFYARVRKVYSPGFKIRITWLEPVPDEEDEIAWVEEDLPFAIGSFKHGKTEDTQDQLMFSHVMMYETGNRRGSYKIYPRKGETWALFKDWDIKWNSDPENHQKYEYEFVEVLSEYSEDSGISVAYLGKMKGFVSLFRQITKEGIHSFQIPPNELLRFSHRIPSFRMTGTERDDVPEGSYELDPASLPTDIEVFAQTEDVKLDNGSKGSCSKFSEENAKPMMESRVPDTQKNSSDLNEKNGLETKNSENSNQNPVELNETFNKSNQGNASHGADEEKTQKHLNNVKNGSFDDFAKAGVSTCQDDEERYIVVDDTISDNTTEDPSSAPASPSEPVEIPETEFYDFTDKSPEKFKTGQIWALYGEHDGMPKFYGKIKKIKRAPDFKVCITWLEACLPTDSIEWTNKDMPVCCGLFKSRGDSEYDSTSTFSHQLEAKLSSKNRYAIYPRKGEVWALYKNWDVKWTVSNLPDCKYDVVEILERNTLGTKVQFLVLVDGYKTVYKAAKKRGSTVTLEIPHRELLRFSHQVPAFQLTEEKNGSLRGCWELDPASLPFP; from the coding sequence ATGGCATCAAGTATGGACTGCAACAAAGAAGAGGCTATCAGAGCCAAGGAAATTGCTGAGAAGAAGATGCACAATAAAGATTTTGTGGGAGCTCGGAAGATTGCTCTCAAGGCTCAACAACTGTACCCAGAGCTAGATAACATCTCCCAGATGCTTACTGTGTGTGATGTACACTGTTCTGCTGAGAAGAAGTTCCTTCATTCGGAGATGGACTGGTATGGAATCCTTCAAGTCACTCAAACAGCTGATGAAGCATCCATAAAAAAGCAGTACCGGAAACTTGCCCTTCTGCTTCATCCCGACAAGAACAAGTTTGCTGGTGCAGAAGCTGCCTTTAAGCTGATCGGGGAAGCACAAAGGGTGCTTACAGATCAGCAAAAGCGAACTGTATATGACATGAAATGTAAACACTCTGTGAGAAGTGCTGCACCAAGGCAGCCACAGCAGCCGGTGAATAGAAACATATTTGTCACAAAACAACCTGGGACTCAGAACAATTTTACAAATACTACTTCCCAACAGTTTACAGGCTTGAACATGCACCAACAACAGCAGAACCAGAACCAGCCATGCTTCCCTAATGGTGAACAAACTTTCTGGACTCTTTGCCCATTTTGTGGTATTCGGTACCAGTATTACAGAAATGTTTTGAACAGGGCTCTGCGTTGTCAAAGTTGCATCAAGCCTTTCGTTGCCTATGACATGGATGCTCAGGGTCCCGCTGGAGGAGCCAACATGGGTCAATCTGCATCTGCTCAACTAAAAGAGGTACCTGGTCAGGGTGCTAAAGTGGGTTCACAAGGTACTACTGGGACTCCTGGTGTAGGGTTTCAGAGAACTTTTGGCACTGGGACCCAGGAACAACAGCATTTTCCAAAGACAGGAAGTACTTCAGATGTTGGGGAAGAAGGCAAGCCAAGGCCCAAGAACCAAGAGAAACCTGAGGAGTTAAAACCTTCAGGGAACATGGATAAAAAGAGACGAAGGAAATTAGATGAAGAGTCCAGTGAAAGCTTTGACACTGGAAGCAGCACTGACATGGAAGATGATGGTGCTCATCCAGCTGGGCAAAACCCTGGTTTCACTGGGGGCCGTTACCCTCGGAGATCCAGTAGGCAAAAGAATAATGTTACTTATAAAGAAGACAtaagtgatgatgatgacttcTCAAGCCCTCCAAAAAGATCAAGGGCGAGTGGATCATTTCATGCcacagaagagaagaataaggaTGCTGCTGCATCAGGAGGGTTGCCTAAAATTCATAGACCATCCACTTCTGATGCTGCTTTTCACAATGATGTGGAAATAGAAAACCCTCTTGATGAAAATTTACCAAATGAAAGGAATGAAACTGAGACATGCaaagaaaatgggaaagaaGCGGATGTGATGGGTGACAATGAGGGAagttccaaacttgatggtgatTCTAAATCAATTGAGAGCCCCAAGACCATGGCAGATCCCGAGTATTATGATTATCCCGATCCAGATTTCAGTAACTTTGACCAGTTAAGAGAGCTGGAAAAGTTTGATGTTGACCAGATTTGGGCTCTTTATGATACTTTAGATGCCATGCCTAGGTTCTATGCTCGCGTTCGGAAAGTTTATTCTCCTGGGTTCAAGATACGGATTACTTGGCTGGAGCCTGTTccagatgaagaagatgagattgCTTGGGTTGAGGAGGATTTGCCTTTTGCCATTGGTAGTTTCAAACACGGGAAGACTGAAGATACTCAAGATCAGCTTATGTTCTCTCATGTGATGATGTATGAGACAGGCAACCGTAGGGGTTCTTACAAGATATACCCCAGAAAGGGAGAAACTTGGGCACTCTTCAAGGACTGGGATATTAAATGGAACTCTGATCCAGAGAACCATCAGAAATATGAGTATGAATTTGTAGAAGTCCTTTCAGAATATTCTGAAGACTCTGGGATTAGCGTTGCGTACTTGGGTAAGATGAAAGGATTTGTCAGCCTGTTTAGGCAAATTACGAAGGAAGGGATTCATTCATTTCAAATACCTCCCAATGAATTATTGAGGTTCTCCCACAGGATACCTTCTTTCAGAATGACTGGTACGGAAAGAGATGATGTTCCAGAAGGATCTTATGAACTTGATCCTGCATCTCTTCCTACTGACATTGAAGTGTTTGCTCAAACTGAAGATGTGAAATTGGACAATGGAAGTAAGGGCTCATGTTCAAAGTTTTCCGAGGAGAATGCAAAACCCATGATGGAGTCTAGAGTTCCCGATACACAGAAAAATAGTTCGGATCTGAATGAGAAAAATGGATTGGAAACAAAGAATTCAGAAAACAGCAACCAGAATCCAGTGGAACTAAATGAAACCTTTAACAAATCCAATCAAGGGAATGCAAGTCATGGTGCAGATGAGGAGAAGACGCAGAAGCATCTGAACAATGTGAAAAATGGCAGCTTTGATGACTTCGCTAAAGCAGGTGTATCTACATGTCAGGATGATGAGGAGAGGTATATAGTGGTTGATGACACTATTTCGGACAACACAACTGAAGATCCTAGTTCTGCTCCTGCTTCGCCTTCAGAACCTGTTGAAATCCCAGAGACGGAATTCTATGACTTTACTGACAAATCCCCCGAAAAGTTCAAGACTGGTCAGATCTGGGCATTGTATGGTGAACATGATGGCATGCCTAAGTTCTAtggcaaaataaagaaaattaaacGTGCACCAGATTTCAAGGTGTGTATCACATGGCTCGAAGCCTGTTTGCCAACAGATAGTATTGAGTGGACTAACAAGGATATGCCTGTCTGCTGTGGTTTATTTAAGTCTAGAGGTGATAGCGAATATGATAGCACCTCTACTTTTTCCCATCAGTTAGAAGCTAAACTTTCTAGTAAGAACAGATATGCCATCTACCCTAGGAAAGGTGAGGTTTGGGCATTGTACAAGAACTGGGATGTCAAATGGACAGTTTCCAATCTGCCTGACTGCAAGTATGATGTAGTAGAAATCCTTGAGCGTAATACTTTGGGAACAAAAGTGCAGTTCTTGGTCCTGGTGGATGGTTATAAGACGGTTTACAAGGCTGCAAAGAAAAGAGGGTCAACCGTCACCTTGGAGATCCCACACAGAGAATTGCTTAGGTTCTCTCATCAGGTTCCTGCGTTCCAGCTGACGGAGGAGAAAAATGGCAGCTTGAGAGGCTGTTGGGAGCTTGATCCTGCATCATTGCCATTCCCCTAA